Proteins from a single region of Aerococcus viridans:
- a CDS encoding ABC transporter ATP-binding protein has product MQNENVIEMRDITKIFGTYKANDNINFNLKKGEVHALLGENGAGKSTLMNILSGLLAPTSGEILVNGQAAVISSPDHANKLGIGMVHQHFMLIDKFTVAENIVLGKESTKFGYLDEKAAYTKIKELSSQYHLAVDPDAYVQDISVGQQQRVEIIKALYRGADILIFDEPTAVLTPQEIEELMHIMKAMTLEGKSIILITHKLDEITSVADRCTVIRRGQSIDTVDVANTNKQELADMMVGRHVNFKVEKKPAETGEVILQVNDLVVNESRGLQAVKSVDFEVRAGEVLGIAGIDGNGQTELIQAISGLRKVVSGKVTLAGKDVTNKRPRKITEAGLGHIPEDRQKHGLFLELSIAENMTMQSYYQKPFSKNGLLNHNFINDHAKILIDEFDVRTESEATLAGALSGGNQQKVIIAREIHRNPDLLIAAQPTRGLDVGAIEFVHDRLVQHRDAGKSVLLMSFELDEIMGVADRIAVMHDGKINAIVDAGDTNETELGLLMAGVSLEEARVQSALHPVGQDTIAEGVEPVESI; this is encoded by the coding sequence ATGCAAAATGAAAATGTCATTGAAATGCGTGATATTACAAAAATATTTGGTACATACAAAGCCAACGATAATATCAATTTCAATTTAAAAAAAGGTGAAGTTCATGCCTTACTAGGGGAAAACGGGGCCGGAAAATCGACCTTGATGAATATTTTGTCCGGTTTACTAGCACCAACATCTGGTGAGATTTTGGTGAACGGTCAAGCGGCAGTCATCAGTTCACCTGACCATGCCAATAAATTAGGTATAGGTATGGTTCACCAACATTTTATGTTGATTGATAAATTTACAGTAGCCGAAAATATCGTGCTTGGTAAAGAGTCTACAAAATTTGGATACCTTGACGAGAAGGCAGCTTATACAAAAATCAAAGAGTTATCTAGCCAATACCATTTGGCCGTAGATCCAGATGCTTACGTACAGGATATTTCTGTTGGTCAACAACAAAGAGTTGAAATCATTAAGGCGCTGTACCGTGGGGCTGATATTTTAATTTTTGATGAACCGACTGCTGTATTGACCCCTCAAGAAATTGAAGAATTGATGCACATTATGAAAGCTATGACGCTTGAAGGCAAATCCATTATTTTGATTACCCATAAATTGGATGAAATCACCTCAGTTGCTGATCGTTGTACAGTAATTCGTCGCGGTCAAAGTATTGATACGGTTGATGTCGCAAACACCAACAAGCAAGAGTTGGCGGACATGATGGTTGGACGTCATGTGAATTTTAAAGTTGAGAAAAAGCCAGCTGAGACAGGCGAAGTTATTTTGCAGGTCAATGATTTAGTGGTCAATGAATCTAGGGGCTTACAGGCAGTGAAATCTGTAGATTTTGAGGTGCGAGCAGGTGAAGTTTTAGGCATTGCTGGAATCGATGGTAACGGACAAACTGAATTAATCCAAGCGATTTCAGGTTTAAGAAAAGTGGTTTCAGGAAAAGTGACTTTAGCTGGTAAAGATGTGACCAACAAGCGTCCGCGTAAGATTACGGAAGCTGGATTAGGACATATTCCGGAAGACCGGCAAAAACATGGTTTATTCCTTGAATTATCGATTGCAGAGAATATGACCATGCAGTCTTATTACCAAAAACCTTTCTCAAAAAATGGGCTCTTAAACCACAATTTCATCAATGACCATGCCAAAATTTTAATCGATGAATTTGACGTGAGAACTGAAAGTGAAGCAACGCTAGCAGGTGCCTTATCAGGTGGTAATCAACAGAAGGTAATTATCGCGCGTGAAATACACCGAAATCCAGACTTATTAATCGCAGCTCAACCGACTCGTGGTTTGGACGTAGGGGCGATTGAGTTTGTGCACGACCGGTTAGTACAACATAGAGACGCAGGGAAGAGTGTATTGTTAATGAGTTTTGAACTAGACGAAATTATGGGTGTTGCTGACCGGATTGCAGTGATGCATGACGGAAAAATAAATGCCATCGTTGATGCTGGCGATACGAATGAAACGGAATTGGGTCTATTGATGGCGGGTGTAAGCTTAGAAGAAGCACGCGTTCAAAGCGCCCTACATCCAGTCGGTCAAGATACAATAGCGGAAGGGGTTGAACCAGTTGAAAGCATTTAA
- a CDS encoding ABC transporter permease: protein MKAFKTNTLFEKLAIPVISILSGFILGALIMLFFGYNPIAAYDAMIMTVLSSPYFIGEVLRQATVLTLTGLAFNVAYQSGFFNIGLSGQLLAGWLSSVAFALAFPDLPQMIMVPAILVIGTLSGALYASIAGVLRAYLGTNEVVVTIMLNYIILYTTNYLIREVLGSGNMTDKVGENASLALGFISTLTGGSRLNMGIFIAIIMVILYGFVMKHTTMGFELKAVGLNKDAAAYAGIHVEKNIVLAIFLSGGLAGLAGVIHGIGTFGNLYTLTSLPSEGFNGIAVGLLGMGTPVGTLLASILFGILNIGASFMPNRAGVPDELASVITAAIIFFIGSSYIISYAIDKFGKGKKSTVKGDQ, encoded by the coding sequence TTGAAAGCATTTAAGACAAATACGCTTTTTGAAAAATTGGCTATTCCAGTGATTTCTATTTTAAGCGGCTTTATTCTAGGCGCCTTAATCATGTTATTCTTCGGCTACAATCCAATTGCTGCATACGATGCGATGATCATGACTGTTCTATCTAGTCCATACTTCATTGGTGAAGTTTTAAGACAAGCAACAGTGTTAACGTTAACTGGTTTAGCTTTTAATGTGGCTTACCAATCAGGCTTCTTTAATATTGGTTTATCAGGTCAATTATTAGCCGGCTGGTTATCATCAGTAGCTTTCGCCTTGGCCTTTCCAGATTTACCACAAATGATTATGGTACCTGCAATCCTAGTTATTGGGACCTTATCTGGTGCCTTATACGCCTCAATTGCTGGTGTTTTGCGTGCCTACTTAGGGACAAATGAAGTTGTTGTGACGATTATGTTGAACTATATCATCTTGTATACGACCAATTACCTTATTCGTGAGGTGCTAGGGTCAGGGAATATGACTGATAAAGTAGGCGAGAATGCTTCCTTAGCTTTAGGTTTTATTTCAACATTAACAGGTGGTTCTCGTTTAAATATGGGTATTTTCATTGCTATCATCATGGTTATTCTATACGGATTTGTGATGAAACATACAACTATGGGCTTTGAATTAAAGGCTGTTGGGCTAAATAAAGATGCAGCGGCATATGCAGGTATTCACGTGGAGAAAAATATCGTGTTAGCCATCTTCTTGTCTGGTGGTTTGGCTGGTTTAGCGGGCGTCATCCATGGTATCGGGACTTTTGGTAACTTGTATACACTAACATCTCTACCATCTGAAGGTTTTAACGGCATTGCCGTTGGCTTGCTTGGAATGGGGACCCCGGTCGGGACTTTACTAGCTTCTATCTTATTCGGCATCTTGAATATTGGGGCTTCATTTATGCCAAACCGTGCCGGTGTACCGGATGAATTGGCGAGTGTTATTACAGCTGCTATCATCTTCTTTATCGGTTCATCTTACATCATTTCATATGCAATAGATAAATTCGGTAAGGGTAAAAAATCGACAGTTAAGGGGGACCAATAA
- a CDS encoding ABC transporter permease, with protein sequence MNFSTILQLIVSSTLMYAAPLMFTAIGGAFSERSGVVNIGLEGIMVMGAFASAVFNIAMSDTFGAMTPWVGLLVGGLVGLIYSGIHAVSSINFRANQTISGTVLNLAAPGLSVFLVRAIYGAAQTGPLAKPFVTYNILGLNNIPVIGPIFFQNTSGPAYLGILFAVIAWFVLFKTRFGLRLRSVGEHPEAAETLGINVNAMKYAGVLISGLLGGIGGAVQAQAVQNEFSVITVAGQGFMAMAAMVFGKWHPVGALLAAIFFGFAQSLSVTANYIPIIQDVPSVYLDIAPYILTIIVLVVFIGKAQAPKSLGRTFVQSK encoded by the coding sequence ATGAACTTTTCTACTATTTTACAATTAATTGTGTCTTCAACATTAATGTACGCAGCACCCCTTATGTTTACCGCAATCGGTGGTGCCTTCTCCGAACGGTCAGGTGTGGTGAACATTGGTTTGGAAGGGATTATGGTAATGGGCGCCTTTGCTTCAGCCGTTTTCAATATCGCCATGTCAGACACTTTCGGGGCCATGACACCTTGGGTTGGTCTTTTAGTGGGTGGACTAGTCGGCTTGATCTATTCAGGAATCCATGCCGTCTCATCTATAAACTTCCGCGCCAATCAAACCATTTCCGGTACAGTATTGAACTTAGCGGCTCCTGGATTATCTGTTTTCTTAGTGAGAGCAATTTATGGAGCAGCGCAAACAGGTCCATTAGCGAAACCTTTTGTGACCTATAATATTTTAGGTTTGAATAACATCCCAGTTATTGGACCAATTTTCTTCCAAAATACTTCCGGTCCAGCTTATCTAGGAATCCTATTCGCTGTAATCGCTTGGTTTGTCTTATTCAAAACCCGTTTTGGTTTACGCCTACGTTCAGTCGGCGAGCACCCAGAAGCAGCTGAAACACTTGGTATTAACGTAAACGCAATGAAATACGCTGGCGTTTTGATTTCTGGACTCCTTGGCGGTATCGGTGGGGCAGTTCAAGCACAGGCCGTACAGAATGAATTTTCTGTAATTACCGTGGCAGGCCAAGGATTCATGGCCATGGCGGCAATGGTTTTTGGTAAATGGCATCCAGTCGGTGCACTACTTGCTGCAATATTCTTTGGATTCGCGCAAAGCTTATCGGTAACAGCAAACTATATCCCGATTATTCAAGATGTACCATCAGTTTACTTAGATATTGCGCCTTACATTTTGACGATCATCGTATTAGTTGTATTCATTGGTAAAGCCCAAGCGCCAAAATCCTTAGGGAGAACCTTTGTTCAATCGAAATAG
- a CDS encoding flavin reductase family protein: protein MYHLAASHMDEKLQYKLLSGAIVPRPIGWITSENTEKGVINLAPFSFTSGAGQKLPLISMAILRKEDFSIKDTARNLLDHPEGVVNIVSKSFIDKMNATAAKVSADVSELTLADIQTVNSKTVSPPGVADALIRLEVKVYQYIPIRDREDRIITDMFILEITDYHLDESVYDEEKGYVLYEALDPVARLAGNLYTDITKPYVLERPE, encoded by the coding sequence ATGTATCATTTAGCAGCCAGCCACATGGACGAAAAGCTACAATATAAATTGCTATCTGGTGCCATTGTACCCCGACCAATTGGTTGGATTACTAGTGAAAACACGGAAAAGGGTGTCATCAATTTGGCACCCTTTTCTTTTACTAGTGGTGCCGGGCAAAAGTTGCCCTTGATTTCAATGGCTATTCTTCGAAAAGAAGATTTTTCAATTAAAGATACCGCCCGCAATTTATTAGACCATCCTGAAGGTGTAGTGAATATTGTCAGCAAGTCGTTCATTGATAAAATGAACGCTACCGCTGCCAAAGTTTCAGCAGACGTCAGTGAATTGACCCTAGCAGACATTCAAACGGTTAATTCTAAGACTGTGAGCCCACCAGGTGTGGCCGATGCTTTAATTCGTCTTGAAGTAAAAGTATACCAGTATATCCCAATCCGTGACCGCGAGGACCGTATCATCACTGATATGTTCATCCTTGAAATTACCGACTATCATTTAGATGAATCGGTATATGACGAGGAAAAAGGCTACGTATTATACGAAGCCTTAGACCCTGTTGCCAGATTAGCCGGCAACTTGTATACAGATATCACAAAACCTTATGTATTAGAACGACCGGAATAA
- a CDS encoding lactonase family protein yields the protein METIYVSGYTREDNKGIHTLKLNADKKAFEASELIIEENNPTYITLSKDGKHLFTLSDGDEPGVAHYENNDGQFAFKDRVKVFNENGCYLTYDEKANVLYNANYKKGELAVIKVNEDGTLTVTDVIQHTSPVGPHENQDFAHAHFIHPTNDHKYILSCDLGTDEVHTYTLTDDNKLAEVSVYKAAPGTGPRHLAFHHSEPIVYLLGELDYTVEVLNIQEDGSLVAGNRYDTIPSDWTEFNSSAAIRLSSDNKFLYVSNRGHNSITVFEVSADGQSLTEIQNISTEGNFPRDFNFNADESFVIVGHQFQPQISLFTRDQESGLLTYVDNTSINEIVCVTPV from the coding sequence ATGGAAACGATTTATGTATCTGGTTATACACGTGAAGACAATAAGGGTATTCATACCTTAAAGCTAAATGCTGATAAGAAAGCTTTTGAAGCAAGTGAATTGATTATTGAAGAAAACAACCCTACTTACATTACTTTATCTAAAGACGGCAAACACCTATTTACTTTAAGTGACGGTGATGAGCCTGGTGTTGCCCACTACGAAAATAATGATGGTCAATTTGCCTTTAAAGACCGTGTGAAAGTATTTAACGAAAATGGTTGTTACTTAACATATGATGAAAAAGCAAATGTTCTTTATAACGCTAACTACAAAAAAGGTGAATTAGCAGTGATTAAAGTCAACGAAGATGGTACGTTAACTGTAACGGATGTCATCCAACATACTTCACCAGTTGGCCCGCATGAAAATCAAGACTTTGCCCATGCCCACTTTATCCATCCAACAAATGACCACAAATACATTCTTTCTTGTGATTTAGGAACTGATGAAGTTCACACTTATACACTTACTGATGATAACAAATTAGCTGAAGTGAGTGTATACAAAGCAGCTCCAGGTACTGGACCACGTCACCTTGCCTTCCACCATTCAGAACCAATCGTTTACCTTTTAGGGGAATTGGACTACACAGTTGAAGTATTAAACATTCAAGAAGATGGTTCCTTAGTTGCTGGTAACCGTTATGACACGATTCCAAGCGATTGGACTGAATTCAACTCATCAGCAGCGATTCGTTTATCAAGTGACAACAAGTTCTTATACGTTTCAAACCGTGGTCACAACTCAATTACTGTTTTTGAAGTTTCAGCAGATGGTCAAAGTTTAACTGAAATTCAAAACATTTCAACTGAAGGTAATTTTCCGCGTGACTTCAACTTCAATGCAGATGAATCATTTGTCATTGTTGGTCACCAATTCCAACCACAAATTTCATTATTTACACGTGACCAAGAAAGTGGTTTATTAACCTACGTTGATAATACAAGCATTAACGAAATCGTTTGTGTCACACCAGTTTAA
- a CDS encoding AI-2E family transporter, producing MNDKINPEETPTTKNPSSSKDHTAFSKSWFFKYILNNRYTGALIIGILIVIFVSLFTRVSYLLDPAVSFIQYVSLPIVVAAIFYYLTVPLVNQIEKGGLNRTWGSAIVLLLIAVVVTGLVALIPTVVDEGRNLINNWDTIWTDYQSRLQTLIRGDWYDQVNMVVQSSMNNVLDLSSFNWESIANSAITSVSSIVGTVTRVTVAIFTAPIILFYMLRDGHKLPTYFAQFLPIKIRKSTLHLLSDMNLQISQYIRGQIIVAIGVAIMFVVGYSIVGLPYGVIIGVAAGFLNIIPYIGSFIAMVPAIIVAIVMGPMMIVKVLIVFAIEQTIESRVISPQVLGSNMAIHPVTIMLLLISAGSIFGVAGVVFVIPIYAVIKVMFSHFFSWYKRVSGLYLEEEGILEDTISEDTPGK from the coding sequence ATGAACGATAAAATCAATCCAGAAGAAACACCAACAACGAAAAATCCATCGTCATCGAAAGACCATACAGCTTTTTCAAAATCCTGGTTTTTCAAATACATTTTAAATAATCGATATACTGGCGCCTTGATAATCGGTATTTTAATTGTCATTTTTGTGAGCTTATTTACCCGAGTATCATACCTTTTAGACCCCGCCGTGTCCTTTATCCAATATGTTTCACTACCTATTGTTGTAGCAGCCATTTTCTACTATTTGACAGTGCCTTTAGTGAATCAAATCGAAAAAGGGGGACTCAACCGAACTTGGGGGTCAGCAATCGTTTTACTACTGATTGCGGTGGTCGTTACAGGCCTTGTCGCCTTGATCCCAACAGTAGTGGATGAGGGGCGTAATTTGATCAATAACTGGGATACTATTTGGACAGACTATCAAAGTCGCTTACAAACCTTGATTCGTGGTGATTGGTACGACCAAGTGAACATGGTGGTTCAATCATCCATGAATAATGTATTAGACCTGTCATCATTTAATTGGGAGAGTATTGCCAATTCAGCAATCACAAGTGTCTCGTCTATCGTAGGGACAGTGACTAGGGTAACAGTAGCTATTTTTACCGCGCCGATTATCTTATTCTACATGTTACGCGACGGCCACAAATTGCCGACATATTTCGCACAATTTCTGCCTATTAAAATTCGAAAGTCGACTTTACACCTATTAAGCGATATGAACTTACAAATTAGCCAATATATCCGTGGGCAAATTATTGTCGCGATTGGGGTGGCCATTATGTTTGTAGTTGGTTACTCAATTGTTGGACTACCATATGGGGTAATTATTGGGGTTGCTGCAGGTTTCCTAAATATCATCCCTTATATAGGGTCATTCATAGCCATGGTGCCAGCCATTATTGTCGCGATTGTAATGGGGCCAATGATGATTGTAAAGGTCTTAATCGTATTCGCTATTGAGCAGACGATTGAAAGTCGTGTGATTTCACCACAAGTTTTGGGGTCTAATATGGCTATTCACCCGGTCACCATCATGCTTTTATTGATCTCAGCAGGATCAATTTTCGGGGTTGCGGGGGTTGTATTCGTCATTCCAATTTACGCTGTCATCAAAGTCATGTTTAGCCACTTCTTTTCTTGGTATAAAAGGGTTTCCGGCTTATATTTAGAAGAAGAAGGCATCTTAGAAGACACCATTTCAGAGGATACACCCGGCAAGTAA
- a CDS encoding ABC transporter ATP-binding protein, translated as MWRLIKRIPFWAMFGAIVFALTQAIGELLLPTQTARIIDEGVAAGDMQAIYRIGGQMILITILVIISAGISVYISARTSQNLGRKLRNEIYTKVLQFSKENMGTYGEASLITRSSNDIQQVEVTVMMIMRMVLLSPAMLLAAVVMAVLASPELSLVYAVSGPVLALLIFIILRIVSPYFKSMQNKVDDLNLIFREGLTGVRVVRAFNKSDFEVARFAEANKDYADTAIKAMFRMSFLMPIMTTILSLTNITLSWRGAHLVAAQNLSVGIILSFVNYSFIIMFSFMMLGMIFVILPRAQVSAQRINEILDTEIAIHSPENPVSIDRQAPGEVTFENVAFRFGNAEHNVVDGINFQVKPGQTLAIIGGTGSGKTTIANLLLRFSDVTKGAVKVNDTDVRDLSLNNLRDLVGYVPQKANLFSGTIRENLKYGNGDASDEELWYALRIAQSESFVRELPDGLDAHVAQGGNNFSGGQKQRLCIARAIVKQANIYLFDDSFSALDYTTDRNLRGALKEVTENAATIIIAQRVSTIRDADTIVVLDKGEISGIGSHDELMANDIYREIVESQIKGAN; from the coding sequence ATGTGGCGTTTAATTAAACGAATTCCCTTTTGGGCTATGTTCGGGGCAATTGTCTTTGCCTTAACACAGGCCATTGGGGAATTATTATTGCCAACGCAGACCGCTCGCATTATCGACGAGGGTGTTGCGGCAGGAGACATGCAGGCTATCTATAGGATTGGTGGCCAGATGATCTTGATTACCATCTTAGTCATCATTTCTGCAGGGATTTCAGTATATATTTCTGCTCGTACCAGCCAAAACTTGGGTAGAAAATTGCGTAATGAAATTTATACAAAAGTTTTGCAGTTTTCAAAAGAAAATATGGGGACCTATGGTGAGGCCTCATTGATTACGCGTTCTTCAAACGATATTCAACAGGTTGAAGTTACTGTTATGATGATTATGCGTATGGTCTTGCTTTCGCCAGCCATGCTACTAGCAGCTGTCGTGATGGCCGTATTAGCTAGTCCAGAATTGAGTTTAGTTTATGCAGTCTCAGGTCCAGTATTAGCCTTGTTAATTTTTATTATTTTACGCATTGTGTCACCATATTTTAAATCCATGCAAAATAAGGTTGATGATTTGAACCTTATTTTCCGAGAAGGATTGACAGGTGTACGTGTTGTAAGAGCCTTTAACAAATCAGATTTTGAAGTAGCAAGATTTGCTGAAGCCAATAAAGATTATGCGGATACAGCGATTAAAGCGATGTTCCGGATGTCTTTTTTAATGCCTATCATGACAACAATTTTATCACTAACAAACATCACTTTATCATGGCGCGGTGCCCATTTAGTGGCCGCTCAAAATCTAAGTGTTGGGATCATCCTTTCATTCGTGAACTATTCATTCATTATCATGTTCTCATTCATGATGTTAGGGATGATTTTCGTGATCTTACCGCGTGCCCAAGTGTCCGCTCAACGGATCAACGAAATTTTGGATACTGAAATCGCTATCCATTCACCTGAAAACCCAGTATCTATTGATCGTCAAGCACCAGGTGAAGTGACATTCGAAAATGTTGCCTTTAGATTTGGTAATGCAGAGCATAATGTAGTGGATGGTATCAACTTCCAAGTGAAACCAGGACAAACCCTAGCCATTATTGGGGGTACTGGTTCTGGAAAAACGACGATCGCCAACTTGCTCTTACGTTTTTCAGACGTAACCAAGGGTGCTGTTAAAGTCAACGATACAGATGTGCGCGACCTGTCATTGAATAATTTGCGTGATTTGGTTGGCTATGTACCGCAAAAAGCTAACTTATTCTCAGGTACTATCCGTGAAAACTTGAAGTATGGTAACGGTGACGCTAGCGATGAAGAACTTTGGTATGCCTTACGCATTGCCCAATCTGAATCGTTCGTTCGCGAATTGCCGGATGGTTTAGATGCCCACGTGGCTCAAGGTGGGAATAACTTCTCGGGTGGACAAAAGCAAAGACTTTGTATTGCCCGTGCCATCGTTAAACAAGCAAACATTTATCTTTTCGATGACTCATTCTCAGCCTTAGATTACACGACAGACCGTAATTTACGAGGCGCTTTAAAAGAAGTGACTGAAAATGCGGCAACAATTATTATTGCGCAACGCGTTTCAACTATTCGTGATGCAGATACGATTGTGGTCCTTGATAAGGGTGAAATATCAGGTATTGGTAGCCATGATGAATTGATGGCAAATGACATCTACCGAGAAATTGTCGAATCACAAATTAAGGGGGCGAACTAA
- a CDS encoding ABC transporter ATP-binding protein has protein sequence MANKRKKLEGRRHKPKNFWSTLGRFIKYMASRKWTFLLIIVLIILATTFQIVSPRILGQATTLITDGVSNGLQNVDGQQMYVIDYARLVKILTKVVTFYLISALFNFLQGALLSRTAQRVIEDLRNDMRAKLNRLPISFLDSTPNGEIMSRAINDVEAIAMSLQQTLQQVLMSSTQFVLTIVMMTLISPKMTLIAAGTILLSTIVMLSITPVSQRLFATQQRVQGNMNAYIEENYSGQIENNAFNQNEGKIAQFEEKSAAYYAVSWKAQFISGILMPLMNLAKNLGYVAVAIVGGFSVANGTMVIGDVQAMLQYAGILSEPLKQTANMINQLQRMVASIERIFEFLDVEEMEEVTSGQPAIETDHKMLFDHVQFGYEPGEENLLMTDFNLTVEPGQMVAIVGPTGAGKSTIINLIERFYNISGGSIKYEGVDTRDIDQEELRSRMGMVLQDTWLFNGSIADNIAYGSNNPNVTREDVVRAAKAAHVDDFVRTLPDGYDTIINQDGSNISQGQRQLVTIARAFMSDPEILILDEATSSIDTRTEKLIQKAMNQLLEGRTSFVVAHRLSTIQDADNIIVLNHGDVIETGNHEELLAQEGFYYNLYNSQFVKGEFE, from the coding sequence ATGGCGAATAAAAGAAAAAAACTAGAAGGCCGTCGTCATAAACCAAAAAACTTTTGGTCAACCCTAGGTCGCTTCATCAAATATATGGCTAGTCGGAAATGGACATTCTTATTGATTATTGTCCTGATTATCCTAGCAACCACATTCCAAATTGTTTCACCACGTATTTTAGGTCAAGCAACTACTCTGATTACCGATGGGGTAAGTAATGGCTTGCAAAACGTGGATGGACAGCAAATGTACGTCATTGATTATGCTAGGTTAGTAAAAATCTTAACCAAAGTAGTTACATTTTATTTAATTAGTGCCTTATTTAACTTCTTACAAGGGGCTTTACTAAGTCGTACTGCCCAACGTGTAATTGAAGACTTAAGAAACGACATGCGCGCGAAATTAAACCGTCTGCCGATCTCATTCTTAGATTCAACGCCAAATGGTGAAATCATGTCACGTGCCATTAATGATGTTGAAGCGATTGCTATGTCACTACAACAAACCTTGCAACAGGTCTTGATGTCTAGTACGCAATTTGTCCTAACTATCGTGATGATGACCTTAATTAGTCCAAAAATGACTTTAATTGCAGCAGGAACTATTCTGCTATCTACAATTGTTATGCTATCTATTACACCGGTATCGCAAAGACTATTCGCCACCCAACAAAGGGTGCAAGGGAATATGAATGCCTATATCGAAGAAAACTATTCTGGTCAGATTGAAAATAATGCCTTCAACCAAAATGAAGGTAAAATTGCTCAGTTTGAAGAGAAATCCGCAGCATACTATGCGGTTTCTTGGAAGGCGCAGTTCATTTCTGGTATCTTGATGCCGTTAATGAACTTGGCGAAGAACCTTGGTTACGTAGCAGTAGCTATCGTCGGTGGTTTCTCAGTGGCTAACGGTACTATGGTAATTGGTGACGTCCAAGCCATGCTACAATACGCGGGGATCCTATCAGAGCCTCTAAAACAAACCGCCAACATGATTAACCAACTACAACGTATGGTCGCGTCTATCGAACGTATTTTTGAATTCCTTGACGTTGAAGAAATGGAAGAAGTGACTTCCGGTCAGCCAGCCATTGAAACGGATCATAAGATGCTTTTCGACCACGTGCAATTTGGTTATGAACCTGGCGAAGAGAACCTATTAATGACTGACTTCAACCTAACCGTTGAACCAGGTCAAATGGTGGCGATTGTAGGACCTACAGGGGCCGGTAAATCAACCATTATCAACTTAATCGAACGGTTCTATAATATTTCTGGTGGGTCGATCAAATACGAAGGTGTAGACACTAGAGATATTGACCAAGAAGAGTTACGGTCACGAATGGGTATGGTATTACAAGATACTTGGCTATTTAATGGATCTATTGCAGACAACATCGCTTATGGGTCAAACAATCCAAATGTGACGCGTGAAGATGTGGTTCGTGCCGCAAAAGCTGCCCATGTAGACGACTTTGTACGGACCTTGCCAGATGGATATGACACCATTATCAATCAAGATGGATCTAATATTTCCCAAGGTCAACGTCAATTAGTGACGATTGCTCGGGCCTTTATGTCTGATCCAGAGATTTTAATCTTAGATGAAGCGACATCATCCATTGATACCCGTACAGAAAAACTCATTCAAAAAGCCATGAATCAATTGCTTGAAGGACGGACTTCATTTGTTGTTGCCCATCGTCTATCAACCATTCAAGATGCAGATAACATTATTGTATTGAACCATGGTGACGTAATCGAAACAGGTAACCATGAAGAATTATTAGCTCAAGAAGGCTTCTATTACAATCTTTATAATTCACAATTTGTGAAAGGTGAATTTGAATAA
- a CDS encoding SOS response-associated peptidase family protein, with amino-acid sequence MCGRYLYDKNEQILFDYYEEIASHGVDVTDLRDGTVYPSNQVVTLGANPDGEIVPGITRWGFTGFKPSQLMINARVETVRNKKTFKGPFEGQRIVFPMSAFFEFTDNKEAYTFSDPGQVIYVGGFYRIYPDKKTGQKQAESIIITTEPDEVVSLIHDRMPLLIPQGDIAKWILDDDFAYHYQKPTHQQLVPVKVS; translated from the coding sequence ATGTGTGGTCGCTATTTATATGATAAAAATGAGCAAATTCTCTTCGATTATTACGAAGAAATTGCCAGTCACGGTGTTGATGTGACTGACTTAAGGGATGGGACGGTCTACCCTTCAAATCAAGTGGTGACACTTGGCGCTAATCCAGATGGTGAAATCGTCCCTGGTATTACGCGTTGGGGCTTTACAGGTTTCAAACCCAGTCAATTGATGATTAACGCCCGGGTTGAAACAGTCCGCAACAAGAAGACCTTTAAAGGACCATTTGAAGGTCAACGGATTGTCTTCCCTATGTCAGCCTTCTTTGAATTTACTGATAATAAGGAAGCTTACACTTTTTCCGATCCTGGTCAGGTCATTTACGTCGGTGGCTTTTACCGGATTTATCCTGACAAAAAGACCGGGCAAAAACAAGCTGAATCGATTATCATCACTACGGAACCTGATGAAGTTGTCAGTCTCATCCACGACCGGATGCCTCTTTTGATTCCACAAGGAGATATTGCCAAGTGGATTTTAGATGATGACTTTGCCTATCATTATCAAAAGCCTACACACCAACAATTAGTACCAGTAAAAGTATCATGA